Proteins encoded in a region of the Isosphaeraceae bacterium EP7 genome:
- a CDS encoding ATP-dependent helicase, whose amino-acid sequence MRKIRLRKTVDDRLAALLANDLNPAQRDAATAPDGFNLILAGPGSGKTRVITYRVAYLIAKGVPAEQILLVTFTRRAAREMMSRLESLVGPSAAKVWAGTFHHIGNRILRRSAATLGYGPNFTILDGEDQADLVRLAMEDAGISSAGKMAPKPATVLHLMSFAANVRRPLAEVIAVRAPDLAEWTEPIEAVRVAYAARKLASNSMDYDDLLLQWGRLIAEFPEQKAAQGRMFQHLLVDEMQDTNSIQIELVESIARAGAGNLTAVGDDAQSIYKFRGANYDNILHFPDRNPGTRVYRLEVNYRSTPEIVAFTNASIAHNQEGFPKTLVSAREPGGVRPLVVPASDSYEESEFLCQQILDLRDEGVGLGKMAVLYRNHHDSILLQGELVTRGVPYSVRSGQRFFEQAHIKDVLAFLRIVVNPLDEPAWRRLLLLIPGIGPAKAAALWTQIAATKDPMAAIATGEAMAIVPAKSKGFLAGFIADVRKIQGTNPEAEPAAAIGAILQGGYPATVKVKYERPENRLADIEQMAVLAARYQSLEQLIADLLLAGDVYGMDTLDSQQPTEMLVLSTIHQAKGLEWSRVFIPRLIEESFPNYRGLNEPGGEDEERRIFYVAVTRAMDELYLTYPAIIQRGGRGAYMVTTPSRFLKEVPDELLEQAVIETAHELAWATPPPEVPEDDAPEH is encoded by the coding sequence ATGCGCAAGATCAGGCTGCGAAAGACCGTCGACGACCGCCTGGCGGCGCTCCTGGCCAATGACCTGAACCCGGCGCAACGCGACGCCGCGACGGCCCCCGACGGTTTCAACCTGATTCTGGCCGGGCCTGGGTCGGGCAAGACCCGCGTGATCACCTACCGGGTGGCCTATCTGATCGCCAAGGGAGTTCCCGCCGAGCAGATTTTGCTGGTGACATTTACCCGGCGCGCGGCCCGCGAGATGATGAGCCGGCTGGAGTCGCTCGTCGGGCCGTCGGCCGCCAAAGTCTGGGCGGGCACGTTCCATCATATCGGCAATCGGATTTTGCGTCGATCGGCGGCGACACTGGGCTACGGGCCCAACTTCACCATCCTGGACGGCGAGGACCAGGCCGACCTGGTCCGGCTGGCGATGGAAGACGCCGGGATCAGCTCGGCCGGCAAGATGGCGCCCAAGCCCGCGACGGTGCTCCACCTGATGAGCTTCGCCGCCAACGTCCGCCGCCCGCTGGCCGAGGTCATCGCCGTCCGTGCCCCCGACCTGGCCGAGTGGACAGAGCCGATCGAGGCGGTGCGTGTCGCCTACGCCGCGCGCAAGCTCGCCAGCAACAGCATGGACTACGACGACCTGCTGCTCCAGTGGGGCCGCCTGATCGCCGAATTCCCCGAGCAGAAGGCCGCGCAAGGGCGGATGTTCCAGCACCTCCTGGTCGACGAGATGCAGGACACCAACTCCATCCAGATCGAGCTGGTCGAGTCGATCGCCCGAGCAGGCGCGGGGAACCTGACGGCGGTCGGCGACGATGCCCAGTCGATCTACAAGTTTCGTGGCGCCAACTATGACAATATCCTCCACTTCCCCGACCGCAACCCTGGGACGCGTGTCTACCGCCTGGAGGTGAACTACCGGTCGACCCCGGAGATCGTCGCCTTCACAAACGCGTCGATCGCGCACAACCAGGAAGGCTTCCCCAAGACGCTCGTCTCGGCCCGCGAGCCCGGCGGAGTCAGGCCGCTGGTCGTGCCGGCGTCGGACTCTTACGAGGAGTCTGAGTTCCTCTGCCAGCAGATTCTCGACCTCCGCGACGAAGGGGTCGGGCTGGGCAAGATGGCGGTCTTGTACCGCAACCATCACGACAGCATCCTGCTGCAAGGGGAACTGGTCACGCGCGGGGTTCCCTACTCGGTGCGGAGCGGCCAGCGCTTTTTCGAGCAGGCCCACATCAAGGATGTCCTGGCCTTCCTGCGGATCGTGGTCAATCCGCTCGACGAGCCCGCCTGGCGCCGGCTTCTGCTCTTGATCCCGGGGATCGGCCCAGCCAAGGCGGCGGCCCTCTGGACGCAGATCGCGGCGACCAAGGACCCGATGGCGGCGATCGCCACCGGCGAGGCGATGGCGATCGTCCCCGCCAAGTCGAAGGGGTTCCTCGCCGGCTTCATCGCCGACGTCCGGAAGATCCAGGGGACCAACCCCGAGGCCGAACCCGCCGCAGCCATCGGGGCCATCCTTCAGGGAGGCTACCCTGCGACGGTCAAGGTGAAGTACGAGCGGCCCGAGAACCGGCTCGCGGACATCGAGCAGATGGCCGTGCTGGCGGCCCGCTATCAGAGCCTCGAACAGCTCATCGCCGATCTCCTGCTCGCCGGCGACGTCTACGGCATGGACACCCTCGACAGCCAGCAGCCGACCGAGATGCTGGTCCTCAGCACGATCCACCAGGCGAAAGGCCTGGAATGGTCGCGCGTGTTCATCCCCAGATTGATCGAGGAGAGCTTCCCCAACTACCGTGGTCTGAACGAGCCCGGCGGCGAGGATGAGGAGCGGCGCATCTTCTACGTCGCCGTGACCCGGGCCATGGACGAGCTTTATTTAACCTATCCCGCCATCATCCAGCGCGGCGGCCGTGGCGCGTACATGGTGACGACCCCGAGCCGGTTCCTGAAGGAAGTGCCCGACGAGCTGCTGGAGCAGGCGGTCATCGAGACCGCCCACGAGCTGGCCTGGGCCACCCCACCCCCGGAAGTCCCCGAGGACGATGCGCCCGAGCACTGA
- a CDS encoding FAD binding domain-containing protein, translating into MKAFDFASPSSLSEALGALADSDDSAALAGGTDLINRMKDYVTSPKRVVYLKDVKGLAGITGDPKASGTTVGSGTLLASIVEHKGIKEAYPALWQAAYEVGTPQLRNMATVGGNLLQRPRCWYYRSGFGLLGTKDGKSLVRAGDNRYHSIFMTEGDALFASPSSLAVPLVALGATATLAGPKGERTVPVAELYRIPKTAEEGELAIQPGEILTKVMIPPAKGKNASYEIREKNAYDWPLVMASVNLTLDGETVSKASVILYGVAPIPYKSEAAEKAITGKKVDEETAAAAGAASVEGAKPLSTNGYKVALTKTAVKRALLAAVGNRYWEA; encoded by the coding sequence ATGAAAGCCTTCGATTTCGCCAGCCCTTCCAGCCTTTCCGAAGCCCTGGGCGCCCTGGCCGACTCCGACGATTCCGCGGCACTGGCCGGCGGGACCGACCTGATCAACCGGATGAAGGACTACGTCACCAGCCCCAAGCGGGTGGTCTACCTGAAGGACGTCAAGGGCCTCGCCGGTATCACCGGCGACCCCAAGGCGTCGGGCACGACCGTCGGTTCCGGCACCCTGCTGGCGTCGATCGTCGAGCACAAGGGGATCAAGGAGGCGTATCCCGCCCTCTGGCAGGCGGCCTACGAGGTGGGCACGCCGCAACTGCGGAACATGGCCACCGTCGGCGGCAACCTCCTCCAACGCCCCCGCTGCTGGTACTACCGCAGCGGCTTCGGCCTGCTGGGCACCAAGGACGGCAAGAGCCTGGTCCGCGCCGGCGACAACCGCTACCACTCGATCTTCATGACCGAGGGTGACGCCCTGTTCGCCAGCCCGTCGAGCCTGGCCGTCCCGCTCGTCGCGCTAGGAGCCACCGCGACCCTGGCCGGCCCCAAGGGGGAACGCACCGTCCCCGTGGCCGAGCTCTATCGCATCCCCAAGACGGCCGAGGAGGGCGAGCTTGCCATCCAGCCGGGTGAGATCCTGACGAAGGTCATGATCCCGCCGGCCAAGGGCAAGAACGCCTCCTACGAGATCCGCGAGAAGAACGCCTACGACTGGCCGCTGGTCATGGCCTCGGTCAACCTGACCCTGGACGGCGAGACGGTTTCCAAGGCGTCCGTCATCCTCTACGGAGTCGCCCCGATCCCCTACAAGTCGGAGGCCGCCGAGAAGGCGATCACCGGCAAGAAGGTGGACGAGGAGACCGCCGCCGCGGCGGGCGCCGCCTCGGTCGAGGGGGCCAAGCCGCTGTCAACCAACGGCTACAAGGTGGCCCTGACGAAGACCGCCGTGAAGCGTGCGCTGCTGGCCGCCGTGGGCAACCGCTACTGGGAGGCCTGA
- the rho gene encoding transcription termination factor Rho → MSTAELLHAGILETHAKGYGYLRDPSRHYKAGPHDVYVPAPLIARYALRQGAEVAGTVESVRKPGEAPRLSDVLKIEKQDPGAGGGRRGFDDLTAIDPHEKINLETGPEPLGMRVIDLLTPIGKGQRGLIVAPPRTGKTILLQQMAAAVATNHPELHLMMLLVDERPEEVTEMRRAVRGEVIASSSDQDTEEHIRLAQLAVDRGKRIAEAGGQALILLDSLTRLARAYNKGSSSGRTMTGGIDIKALDVPKRLFGAARAFEEGGSLTVIATCLIDTGSKMDEIIFQEFKGTGNMEVVLDRRLADRRVWPAIDLPQSGTRKEEKLLDAKTFTCMNLLRRTLADMKPVEAMESLTKQLAKYPSNAAFLEKIGQFQKDK, encoded by the coding sequence ATGAGCACGGCCGAACTCCTTCATGCAGGCATCCTGGAAACCCACGCCAAGGGGTATGGGTACCTCCGCGATCCGTCGCGCCACTACAAGGCCGGCCCGCACGATGTCTACGTCCCCGCGCCGCTCATCGCCCGCTATGCGTTGCGGCAGGGGGCCGAGGTCGCCGGTACCGTCGAGTCGGTCCGCAAGCCGGGCGAGGCGCCCAGGCTCAGCGACGTGCTCAAGATCGAGAAGCAAGATCCGGGGGCCGGGGGCGGACGCCGCGGCTTCGACGACCTGACGGCCATCGACCCCCACGAGAAGATTAACCTGGAAACCGGCCCCGAGCCCCTGGGCATGCGGGTGATCGACCTGCTCACCCCCATCGGCAAGGGGCAGCGAGGCCTGATCGTCGCCCCCCCGCGAACCGGCAAGACGATCCTGCTCCAGCAGATGGCCGCCGCCGTCGCGACCAATCATCCCGAGCTCCATCTGATGATGCTGCTCGTCGACGAGCGGCCCGAGGAAGTCACCGAGATGCGCCGGGCGGTCCGGGGCGAGGTCATCGCCTCCTCGTCCGACCAGGACACCGAGGAGCACATCCGCCTGGCCCAGCTCGCCGTCGATCGCGGCAAGCGGATCGCCGAGGCGGGCGGCCAGGCGCTCATCCTGCTGGATAGCCTCACCCGCCTGGCCCGGGCGTACAATAAAGGGTCCAGCTCGGGCCGGACGATGACCGGCGGCATCGACATCAAGGCGCTCGACGTCCCCAAGCGGCTCTTCGGCGCCGCCAGGGCCTTCGAGGAGGGGGGATCGCTGACCGTGATCGCCACCTGCCTGATCGACACCGGCAGCAAGATGGACGAGATCATCTTCCAGGAGTTCAAGGGGACAGGGAACATGGAGGTCGTCCTCGACCGCCGCCTGGCCGATCGACGAGTCTGGCCGGCCATCGACCTTCCCCAGTCGGGCACGCGCAAGGAAGAGAAGCTACTCGACGCCAAGACGTTCACCTGCATGAACCTCCTGCGCCGGACCCTCGCCGACATGAAGCCGGTCGAGGCGATGGAGTCGCTCACCAAGCAGCTGGCCAAGTACCCCAGCAACGCCGCCTTCCTGGAAAAGATTGGCCAGTTCCAGAAAGACAAGTGA
- a CDS encoding glycosyltransferase produces the protein MLVIHRGLSSGSPEGHQVQGFEIFRDDFLRRLNVEVVMVEALTLGEIERAYDANPSDVALVMISWRETAEDAAAFFRGLSEKPGRGKIIFLDYYAPTSTPHFGVLPHVDRFAKRQVLKDRSAYQRDYDGGLLFTDFLSKELGYELNGWNFSSKPDPDQVHKVKSCWNLSTTRKYMNLLSVTRPLRAAWNLRPIVLNRRIGKININAHKEWYQQYRELALEKMEPLTRRYRSTGNGPIPARRYLMEMMMCKIVVSPFGWGELCFRDYETVAAGALLIKPSMEHLVTSPDIFKPNETYVPIRWDLTDLVEVCEHYLSHPDEARRIIKNAQDVLHDYYHGDGFVNDVGRIIDFGEADVEGATTSA, from the coding sequence TTGCTCGTCATCCACCGCGGCCTCTCCTCCGGGTCGCCCGAGGGGCATCAGGTCCAGGGTTTCGAGATCTTCCGCGACGACTTCCTGAGGCGCCTGAACGTCGAAGTCGTCATGGTCGAGGCCCTGACCCTGGGCGAGATCGAGCGGGCCTACGACGCGAATCCGTCGGACGTCGCTCTCGTCATGATCTCGTGGCGTGAGACGGCCGAGGACGCCGCGGCCTTCTTCCGCGGGCTGTCGGAGAAGCCCGGGCGCGGGAAGATCATCTTCCTCGATTATTATGCCCCCACCTCGACGCCCCACTTCGGCGTCCTGCCGCACGTCGACCGCTTCGCGAAGCGGCAGGTGCTGAAGGATCGATCGGCATACCAGCGAGACTACGATGGCGGGCTGCTCTTCACCGACTTCCTCTCCAAGGAGCTCGGCTACGAGCTGAACGGCTGGAATTTTTCGTCCAAGCCCGACCCCGATCAGGTCCACAAGGTCAAGTCCTGCTGGAATCTGTCGACGACCCGCAAATATATGAACCTGCTTTCCGTCACCAGGCCGCTGCGGGCCGCGTGGAATCTGAGGCCGATCGTCCTGAACCGGCGGATCGGCAAGATCAACATCAACGCCCACAAGGAATGGTATCAGCAGTATCGCGAGCTGGCGCTGGAGAAGATGGAACCGCTGACCCGACGCTACCGGAGCACGGGCAACGGCCCGATCCCCGCGCGGCGATACCTGATGGAGATGATGATGTGCAAGATCGTCGTCAGCCCATTCGGCTGGGGCGAGCTCTGCTTCCGGGACTACGAGACCGTCGCGGCGGGCGCCTTGCTCATCAAGCCTTCGATGGAGCATCTCGTCACCAGCCCAGACATCTTCAAACCCAACGAGACCTACGTCCCGATCCGCTGGGACCTGACCGATCTCGTCGAGGTCTGCGAGCACTACCTGTCGCACCCGGACGAGGCCCGGCGGATCATCAAGAATGCCCAGGACGTGCTCCACGACTACTATCACGGCGACGGCTTCGTCAACGACGTGGGCCGGATCATCGACTTCGGCGAGGCCGACGTCGAAGGGGCGACCACCTCTGCCTGA
- a CDS encoding DUF1080 domain-containing protein: MSRLVWAAMALACLAAAGDQDGFVPMVAGNNPAQFDLVGLGPGSILVHEGSVRLTGEPDGYFATKAAYKNYVLRFDWRYDRPEGLTSDAAFDGNSGVLLHLQPPSKVWPRSIQVQLLYADPGNLFPLDAELAASKDATAQRKASRPVGEWNTLEVVSQDASITVRMNGLEIASGTKAKPAEGAIGWQSEGRPIEFRNIRIKVNP; the protein is encoded by the coding sequence ATGAGTCGATTGGTGTGGGCTGCGATGGCCCTGGCGTGCCTTGCGGCGGCCGGGGATCAGGATGGATTCGTGCCGATGGTCGCCGGCAACAATCCTGCGCAATTCGACCTGGTCGGTCTTGGGCCGGGCTCGATCCTGGTCCATGAGGGGTCGGTGCGCCTGACCGGCGAGCCCGACGGCTATTTCGCCACCAAGGCGGCCTACAAGAATTACGTCCTGAGGTTCGACTGGAGGTACGACCGTCCCGAAGGGCTGACGTCCGACGCGGCCTTCGACGGCAACAGCGGTGTGCTCTTGCACCTCCAGCCGCCCTCGAAGGTCTGGCCCCGGTCGATCCAGGTGCAACTCCTTTACGCCGACCCGGGCAACCTGTTTCCGCTGGACGCCGAGCTGGCGGCCAGCAAGGATGCGACGGCCCAGCGCAAGGCGAGCAGACCCGTGGGCGAGTGGAACACCCTGGAGGTCGTCAGCCAGGACGCGTCGATCACCGTCCGAATGAACGGCCTGGAGATCGCGTCGGGGACGAAGGCCAAGCCCGCGGAGGGGGCGATCGGCTGGCAATCGGAGGGACGGCCGATCGAGTTCCGCAACATCCGGATCAAGGTCAATCCGTGA
- a CDS encoding AI-2E family transporter: MMRNVEPTALEPRPMMAQAGQASTVERVRLFSLIALTTVLIGLTFSLALPFLPAITWAVALAILAWPLHRWITLLVTRRGLAAAFSTMVVATVILSTGLFATYQIGSETAVAARRMQDGSAGEGQIRGKIASIPVLGKVVGWAERVGLDVEDTARKFVASNAENASNLARGSAVAAIQFMLAMFILYYLFRDRDTFLDGLRDLLPLSEGESNLLIERASDSVHATLYATVITGLIDSTAFGLTFWASGLPAPMLWSIIMFLLSLLPVLGAGLIWVPATAYLIMNGNWPGATALILVGVVTATFVDNILYARLAGARMRMHNVPVLLAFLGGLAVFGVSGMILGPAILAVTEATLEIWKRRMADAKERQANGGPREGRGVRVASES, translated from the coding sequence ATGATGCGGAACGTAGAACCCACCGCCCTGGAGCCCCGGCCGATGATGGCCCAGGCCGGGCAGGCCTCGACAGTCGAACGGGTGCGATTGTTCTCGCTGATCGCCCTGACCACGGTGCTGATCGGCCTTACGTTCTCACTCGCCCTCCCGTTTCTGCCCGCCATCACATGGGCCGTTGCGCTGGCAATCCTCGCCTGGCCACTCCACCGATGGATCACCCTCCTCGTCACTCGACGTGGACTTGCCGCCGCGTTCAGCACCATGGTCGTCGCGACCGTGATCCTGTCCACCGGCCTGTTCGCGACCTATCAGATCGGTAGCGAGACGGCCGTCGCCGCCAGGCGGATGCAGGACGGCTCGGCGGGCGAGGGCCAGATCCGCGGGAAGATCGCCTCGATCCCGGTCCTGGGCAAGGTGGTCGGTTGGGCAGAACGGGTCGGGCTCGATGTCGAAGACACGGCACGCAAATTCGTTGCGTCGAACGCCGAGAATGCCTCGAACCTCGCGCGTGGGTCGGCGGTTGCCGCCATCCAGTTCATGCTGGCGATGTTCATCCTCTATTATCTTTTCCGGGACCGCGACACCTTCCTCGATGGCCTGCGGGACCTGCTGCCGCTCTCGGAGGGCGAGAGTAACCTTCTCATCGAGCGCGCCAGCGATTCGGTCCATGCGACGCTCTATGCCACGGTGATCACGGGCCTCATCGACTCGACCGCGTTCGGCCTGACGTTCTGGGCGAGTGGGCTCCCCGCGCCAATGTTGTGGTCGATCATCATGTTCCTTTTGAGCCTGCTGCCCGTCCTGGGAGCAGGCCTGATCTGGGTTCCCGCGACGGCCTACCTGATCATGAACGGGAACTGGCCCGGTGCCACCGCTCTGATTCTCGTCGGGGTGGTGACCGCAACCTTCGTCGACAACATCCTCTACGCCCGGCTGGCCGGCGCGAGGATGCGGATGCACAACGTGCCGGTGCTGCTCGCCTTCCTGGGCGGGCTGGCGGTGTTCGGAGTATCCGGGATGATCCTGGGGCCGGCGATCCTGGCCGTCACCGAGGCGACGCTGGAGATCTGGAAGCGGCGGATGGCCGACGCGAAGGAACGGCAGGCCAACGGCGGTCCCCGAGAGGGGCGAGGGGTGCGAGTGGCCTCGGAATCGTGA
- a CDS encoding HlyD family efflux transporter periplasmic adaptor subunit — protein sequence MSAAPSIAPVTPMGQAAEHLQVKLRPDLIVQPQFYEGMTHYVIKDPIALKYFRFKIEEYFLLQQFDGKNNLQDVKRAFERKYRPQTISVEDLVRFAAQLHEAGIAQIDSPDQAKALITRRRKKAMKQVWSFLANILYIKVPIIDPERLLTWMYPYFRWLYTRTFIVVSVGMMLAAITLVISQWSTFSGRLPDFQSFFNWSTIIYFWCSLAIIKVIHEFGHGLTAKHFGGEVHEMGALLLVLTPALYCDVTDSWLLPSKWKRIWISAAGIYVECFLASLATFVWWNTEQGLLNSLCLATMFICSVNTILFNANPLLRYDGYYVTADFLEIPNLRIKSTQFFTYMFQEKVLGLEVPVQSYMPRSRRGLFVTYAVASYVYRWVVTFSILFFLYQFLKPYKLGSISAALAIGSLIPMVGMPLYQVIKFVRTPGRMRKVKKVRAASFAAVALAAVVAILSIPTPLRLQGSMVLQPAKPQYVYAEVPGILKDLRVRDGEWVKKGQVLATLSNPEKLRERLMLQEQHDSHFDKARWFSTSADLMSQAQMVLNVKMAADLEPVVEKLNEQVGKLVLVAERDGQVMGMPHPETVGQHLKPGKPICEIGDPKRLEAHIIIDQSDYDMVRTDARAWVKVYGHSEQTFLGKVSMMATRNSSDIRPELSNTGGGEIATKQDQKTGQLNPLTAVYEVIVPIDNENLELQSGLRGFAKIDAGSQTVAGWLWRMITKTFHFTL from the coding sequence ATGAGTGCCGCCCCATCCATCGCGCCGGTCACCCCCATGGGCCAGGCCGCCGAGCACTTGCAAGTCAAGCTGCGGCCCGACCTGATCGTCCAGCCCCAGTTCTATGAGGGGATGACGCACTACGTCATCAAGGACCCGATCGCGCTGAAGTACTTCCGATTCAAGATCGAGGAGTACTTCCTGCTCCAGCAGTTCGACGGCAAGAACAACCTCCAGGACGTCAAGCGGGCGTTCGAGCGGAAGTATCGGCCGCAGACGATCTCCGTCGAGGACCTCGTCCGGTTCGCCGCCCAGCTGCATGAAGCCGGGATCGCCCAGATCGACAGCCCCGACCAGGCCAAGGCGCTCATCACCAGACGCCGCAAGAAGGCGATGAAGCAGGTCTGGTCGTTCCTGGCGAACATCCTCTACATCAAGGTCCCGATCATCGACCCCGAGCGGTTGCTGACCTGGATGTATCCATACTTCCGCTGGCTTTACACCAGGACCTTCATCGTCGTCAGCGTCGGCATGATGCTCGCGGCGATCACGCTGGTCATCAGCCAGTGGTCGACCTTCAGCGGCCGCTTGCCCGACTTCCAGAGCTTCTTCAACTGGTCGACGATCATCTATTTCTGGTGCAGTCTCGCGATCATCAAGGTGATCCACGAGTTCGGCCACGGGCTGACCGCCAAGCACTTCGGCGGCGAAGTGCACGAGATGGGGGCCCTGCTCCTCGTGCTCACGCCGGCCCTCTATTGCGACGTCACCGACAGCTGGCTGCTTCCCAGCAAGTGGAAGCGGATCTGGATCAGCGCGGCGGGCATCTACGTCGAGTGTTTCCTCGCCTCGCTGGCCACCTTCGTCTGGTGGAACACCGAGCAAGGGCTCCTGAACAGCCTCTGCCTGGCGACGATGTTCATCTGCTCGGTGAACACCATCCTGTTCAACGCCAACCCCCTGCTGAGGTACGACGGCTACTACGTCACGGCCGACTTCCTCGAGATCCCCAACCTGCGGATCAAGAGCACCCAGTTCTTCACCTACATGTTCCAGGAGAAGGTGCTGGGGCTGGAAGTGCCCGTGCAGAGCTACATGCCGCGATCGAGACGAGGGCTGTTCGTCACCTATGCCGTCGCCAGCTATGTCTATCGCTGGGTCGTCACGTTCAGCATCCTCTTCTTCCTGTACCAGTTCCTGAAGCCTTACAAGCTGGGGTCGATCAGTGCCGCGCTTGCGATCGGATCGCTGATCCCGATGGTCGGGATGCCCCTCTACCAGGTCATCAAATTCGTCCGCACTCCCGGGAGGATGCGCAAGGTGAAGAAGGTACGCGCGGCCAGCTTCGCCGCGGTGGCGCTGGCCGCCGTCGTGGCGATCCTCAGCATCCCGACTCCGCTCCGACTCCAGGGCTCCATGGTGCTCCAGCCGGCCAAGCCCCAGTACGTCTACGCCGAGGTCCCCGGCATCCTCAAGGACCTGCGGGTCCGCGACGGCGAATGGGTGAAGAAGGGGCAGGTCCTGGCGACCCTCTCCAATCCGGAGAAGCTCCGCGAGCGGCTGATGCTCCAGGAGCAGCACGACAGCCACTTCGACAAGGCACGCTGGTTCAGCACCAGCGCCGACCTGATGAGCCAGGCCCAGATGGTCCTGAACGTCAAGATGGCCGCCGACCTCGAGCCCGTCGTCGAGAAGCTCAACGAGCAGGTCGGCAAGCTCGTCCTGGTGGCCGAACGCGACGGCCAGGTGATGGGCATGCCCCACCCCGAGACGGTGGGCCAGCATCTCAAGCCGGGCAAGCCGATCTGCGAGATCGGCGACCCCAAGCGGCTTGAGGCCCACATCATCATCGACCAGTCGGATTACGACATGGTGCGCACCGATGCCAGGGCCTGGGTGAAGGTCTACGGCCACAGCGAGCAGACCTTCCTCGGCAAGGTCAGCATGATGGCCACCCGCAACAGCTCCGACATCCGGCCCGAGCTATCCAACACCGGCGGCGGCGAGATCGCCACCAAGCAGGACCAGAAGACCGGCCAGCTCAATCCGCTAACGGCGGTTTACGAGGTCATCGTCCCCATCGACAATGAAAACCTTGAGCTCCAGTCGGGCCTCCGTGGCTTCGCCAAGATCGATGCCGGATCGCAGACGGTGGCCGGCTGGCTCTGGCGGATGATCACCAAGACGTTCCACTTCACGCTCTGA
- a CDS encoding SUMF1/EgtB/PvdO family nonheme iron enzyme has product MADSDPPKRPRPQPAAGGGPLPRLWKIEPETEAAAPEKTKKSARDSEKKKAAKAKAKKAEDDEQVSVDTYDKRSRDRLLVSSALIGLCIVGLFTLYLRFRTVEERFDDLPDEAAPIPVRVGKAAAVDLKAEGEATNMLDQARQVAGVGKPEMAASMLGKIVKAYPGTTAARAARGSLDQAAKGLPLFAEKGALIAERVEPDSAEKSPAVVEPPTPPEPPKVVVHPLPPGFRAVEGAPIDAEGWPASILCDRDGSTMVFIPRGEFVMGRDEGPAQEQPAHRVRLSAFYIDRHEVTNRQYQIYAAPHDKLASPSRSARAGESSGDPAADLPVVAITARQAHDFAAWAGKMLPTEAQWEKAARTADGRIHPWGPGAGPWDKPKETRDVAPVMTEPGDQSPFGVFDLAGNAWEWTADYYDPRAYKALPAGPVVDPTGAPFSRARPPQMTVRGGSKLWVSSWREGMKADARARYLGFRCVLQVEGAARPDRSISPETQGPAGAPVGVVPF; this is encoded by the coding sequence ATGGCCGATTCCGATCCACCCAAACGTCCACGACCGCAACCCGCGGCCGGCGGCGGCCCACTCCCCAGGCTCTGGAAGATCGAGCCCGAGACGGAGGCGGCCGCGCCCGAGAAGACCAAGAAATCGGCCAGGGACTCCGAGAAGAAGAAGGCCGCCAAGGCCAAGGCGAAGAAGGCCGAAGACGACGAGCAGGTGAGCGTCGACACCTACGACAAGCGTAGCCGCGACCGACTCCTGGTCAGCTCGGCCCTCATCGGCCTCTGCATCGTCGGCCTCTTCACGCTTTATTTGAGGTTCCGTACGGTCGAGGAACGCTTCGACGACCTTCCGGACGAAGCCGCTCCGATCCCCGTTCGGGTCGGGAAGGCCGCCGCGGTTGACCTGAAGGCCGAGGGCGAGGCCACGAACATGCTCGACCAGGCCCGCCAGGTGGCCGGGGTGGGCAAGCCCGAGATGGCCGCGTCAATGCTGGGCAAGATCGTCAAGGCATACCCGGGCACGACCGCCGCGCGGGCGGCCAGAGGCTCGCTCGACCAGGCGGCCAAGGGACTCCCACTCTTCGCCGAGAAGGGGGCCCTGATCGCCGAACGCGTCGAGCCTGACTCGGCGGAGAAGTCCCCGGCCGTCGTCGAGCCCCCGACCCCTCCCGAGCCGCCCAAGGTCGTCGTGCATCCGCTTCCGCCAGGCTTCCGGGCTGTCGAGGGGGCACCGATCGACGCTGAGGGATGGCCGGCGTCGATCCTCTGCGACCGCGACGGTTCGACGATGGTGTTCATCCCCCGCGGCGAGTTCGTGATGGGACGCGACGAGGGGCCGGCGCAGGAACAGCCGGCGCACCGGGTCCGCCTCTCCGCCTTCTATATCGACCGCCACGAGGTGACCAACCGCCAGTATCAGATCTATGCCGCACCCCACGACAAGCTCGCCTCTCCGTCTCGGTCCGCCCGCGCTGGAGAGTCCTCGGGCGATCCGGCGGCCGACCTGCCGGTCGTCGCGATCACGGCAAGGCAGGCGCACGACTTCGCAGCCTGGGCCGGCAAGATGCTGCCGACGGAGGCCCAGTGGGAGAAGGCCGCTCGCACGGCCGACGGCCGGATCCATCCCTGGGGCCCCGGTGCCGGCCCCTGGGACAAGCCCAAGGAGACCCGGGACGTCGCGCCCGTCATGACCGAACCCGGCGACCAGTCGCCCTTCGGCGTCTTCGACCTGGCCGGCAATGCCTGGGAGTGGACGGCGGACTACTACGACCCGAGGGCTTACAAGGCACTCCCCGCGGGCCCGGTCGTCGATCCCACGGGCGCGCCGTTCAGCCGCGCAAGGCCTCCGCAGATGACCGTCAGAGGGGGGTCGAAGCTCTGGGTCTCGAGCTGGCGTGAGGGGATGAAGGCCGACGCTCGCGCCCGATATCTTGGATTCCGCTGCGTCCTCCAGGTCGAGGGCGCCGCACGACCCGATCGATCCATCTCGCCCGAGACCCAGGGGCCCGCCGGTGCGCCGGTCGGGGTCGTCCCGTTCTGA